From a region of the Drosophila ananassae strain 14024-0371.13 chromosome XL, ASM1763931v2, whole genome shotgun sequence genome:
- the LOC6503209 gene encoding guanine nucleotide-binding protein subunit beta-1: protein MNELDSLRQEAESLKNAIRDARKAACDTSLLQAAASLEPIGRIQMRTRRTLRGHLAKIYAMHWGNDSRNLVSASQDGKLIVWDSHTTNKVHAIPLRSSWVMTCAYAPSGSYVACGGLDNMCSIYNLKTREGNVRVSRELPGHGGYLSCCRFLDDNQIVTSSGDMSCGLWDIETGLQVTSFLGHTGDVMALSLAPQCKTFVSGACDASAKLWDIRDGVCKQTFPGHESDINAVTFFPNGQAFATGSDDATCRLFDIRADQELAMYSHDNIICGITSVAFSKSGRLLLAGYDDFNCNVWDTMKAERSGILAGHDNRVSCLGVTENGMAVATGSWDSFLRVWN, encoded by the coding sequence ATGAATGAACTGGACAGTCTTAGGCAAGAAGCCGAATCCCTAAAAAATGCTATACGAGATGCTCGAAAGGCCGCTTGTGACACATCCTTGTTGCAGGCAGCAGCCTCTCTGGAACCCATCGGGCGCATTCAAATGCGTACGCGCCGCACATTGCGTGGTCATTTAGCGAAAATTTACGCGATGCATTGGGGTAATGATTCTAGAAACCTCGTTTCAGCTTCACAGGATGGTAAGCTAATCGTGTGGGACTCCCATACCACGAACAAAGTTCACGCCATTCCATTGCGATCTTCATGGGTTATGACCTGTGCTTATGCTCCGTCGGGCAGTTATGTTGCCTGTGGAGGTCTCGACAACATGTGTTCAATATACAACTTAAAAACACGTGAAGGGAACGTTCGTGTGTCCCGAGAGTTACCGGGCCATGGTGGTTATCTGTCATGCTGCCGCTTTTTGGACGACAATCAGATTGTAACCAGCTCTGGCGATATGTCTTGCGGTTTGTGGGATATTGAAACCGGCTTGCAAGTCACCTCTTTTCTTGGACACACTGGAGATGTTATGGCTCTTTCATTAGCACCGCAGTGCAAAACTTTTGTTTCCGGTGCCTGTGACGCATCGGCTAAACTTTGGGATATCCGTGACGGTGTTTGTAAACAAACTTTTCCAGGTCATGAATCTGATATAAACGCAGTAACATTTTTCCCCAACGGGCAAGCATTTGCGACTGGGTCAGATGATGCAACCTGTCGGCTCTTCGATATTCGTGCCGATCAAGAACTGGCAATGTACTCTCATGACAACATTATTTGTGGCATAACCTCAGTGGCGTTTTCAAAGAGCGGTCGTCTTCTATTAGCAGGATACGACGACTTTAACTGCAATGTATGGGACACAATGAAAGCTGAAAGGTCTGGAATACTTGCCGGCCACGATAATCGTGTATCATGTTTGGGAGTAACTGAAAACGGTATGGCAGTGGCAACAGGATCATGGGATTCCTTCTTACGTGTATGGAACTAA
- the LOC123257528 gene encoding uncharacterized protein K02A2.6-like, giving the protein MVALVRTFVRKCRTCKETKPTNSGPRPGLGAETTYRPFQKLYIDFLGKYPRSRKEHAYIFIVIDHFSKFVFLKAMKEATTAEVVRFLVGEVFHTFGVPETIHSDNGKQFVAKRFREMI; this is encoded by the coding sequence ATGGTGGCTCTGGTTAGGACTTTTGTGAGGAAATGTCGGACTTGCAAGGAGACGAAACCTACGAATAGCGGCCCGCGGCCAGGTCTAGGAGCCGAAACGACCTACAGGCCATTTCAAAAGCTCTACATAGACTTCTTGGGGAAATATCCGAGATCTCGAAAAGAGCACGCGTATATCTTTATTGTGATAGATCATTTTTCAAAGTTCGTGTTCCTAAAAGCCATGAAGGAAGCAACGACGGCAGAGGTGGTTAGGTTCCTGGTGGGAGAGGTGTTTCACACCTTTGGAGTGCCGGAGACCATTCATTCGGACAATGGGAAACAGTTCGTGGCAAAGCGATTCCGGGAAATGATTTAG